Sequence from the Leptospira bourretii genome:
TGCTTAGGCAAAAAATAAGGATTTTAAATTCGAATGACAATTTTTCCAAAATGGGATCCGGATCGTAAGTATCGGATTGCTTCGGCTGATTCTTCTAAGGTAAACACTTTATCAACTACCGGTCTTAGGCCAGAAGTCTGAATTGCTTGGTTCATTTCGATGAAGGCTTTCCTTCCACCGACAACTAGACCTTGGATTTTTAAGTTGTTCATCACAGCTGGAAGTAAATTGAGTTCTCCTGATTTACCGGCAAGAATCCCAATCAAATGGATTACACCAAACGGACGACAGGCTGCAATGGATTGTTCTAGAGTCCCGGCACCACCTACTTCAATGATATGATCGGCTCCAACTTTTTCTGTAATCCGACGAACTTCTTTGCCCCACTCGGGTGTTTCTTTATAATTAATTAAGTAATCAGCACCTAACTCTTTGCCTCGTTCTAACTTTTCATCACTAGAGGAAGTGAGAATGACTTTGGCTCCCGCCAACTTCGCAAACTGCAAGGCGAAAATAGACACTCCACCTGTTCCTTGTACCACAACAAATTCACCTGGTTTTAATTGGCTGAATTGAAATAGACCAGACCAAGCGGTGAGAGCCGCGCAAGGTAATGTGGCAGCTTCTTCATACGACAAATGAGAAGGAATTCGTACAAGTCCGGTTTC
This genomic interval carries:
- a CDS encoding zinc-dependent alcohol dehydrogenase family protein, whose amino-acid sequence is MKQAQVSHFGLDHLKIVEVPEPASPGATEVLVRLHAASLNYRDSLVVEGKYNPKFPLPLVPCSDGAGEVVAIGSEVNEWKVGDRVLLTFAPKWIAKEATHAEMRHTIGGPLLGTLREFALVPETGLVRIPSHLSYEEAATLPCAALTAWSGLFQFSQLKPGEFVVVQGTGGVSIFALQFAKLAGAKVILTSSSDEKLERGKELGADYLINYKETPEWGKEVRRITEKVGADHIIEVGGAGTLEQSIAACRPFGVIHLIGILAGKSGELNLLPAVMNNLKIQGLVVGGRKAFIEMNQAIQTSGLRPVVDKVFTLEESAEAIRYLRSGSHFGKIVIRI